One Rhodoferax ferrireducens T118 DNA segment encodes these proteins:
- a CDS encoding 3',5'-cyclic-nucleotide phosphodiesterase yields MKVRVLGCSGAISKDCRTTSFLIDGDVLIDAGTGVGDLTPDEMSGIEHVLLTHSHLDHVLALPLMVDAIAARRTTPVQIHALAGTIAALEKHIFNDVIWPDFARLPTPEAPFVSFHEIQVGQTLQFGRKLVEVLPAVHTVPAVGFAVTAGNGCWVFTGDTERNPAFWDRLNQLNVAMLVIETAFSNREKDLAQRSLHLSPHVLADELDCIAPGAAYPIYITHTKPAETELIMAEIQRFDQTLANGPHVTHDIRWLRAGQEFEL; encoded by the coding sequence ATGAAAGTACGTGTACTGGGCTGTTCAGGCGCGATCTCAAAGGATTGTCGAACCACGTCATTCCTGATCGATGGGGACGTGTTGATTGACGCCGGCACCGGGGTCGGTGACCTCACGCCGGATGAAATGAGCGGCATTGAGCACGTCTTGCTCACGCACTCGCACCTGGACCACGTGCTTGCCCTGCCCTTGATGGTGGACGCGATTGCCGCCCGGCGCACGACGCCAGTGCAGATTCATGCACTCGCTGGCACCATCGCCGCCTTGGAAAAACATATTTTTAATGATGTCATCTGGCCCGATTTCGCTCGCCTTCCAACGCCAGAGGCGCCCTTTGTCAGTTTTCATGAAATCCAGGTGGGCCAGACCCTGCAATTCGGGCGCAAGCTGGTGGAGGTTTTGCCTGCGGTGCACACCGTCCCCGCTGTGGGTTTTGCCGTTACCGCAGGAAACGGCTGCTGGGTGTTCACCGGTGACACCGAACGCAACCCGGCATTCTGGGACCGGCTCAACCAACTCAATGTGGCGATGCTGGTGATCGAAACCGCCTTCAGCAACCGCGAAAAAGACTTGGCACAACGCAGCCTGCACCTGTCACCCCACGTACTGGCCGACGAACTGGACTGCATCGCGCCCGGCGCTGCTTATCCTATTTACATCACCCACACCAAGCCCGCGGAAACCGAGTTGATCATGGCCGAGATTCAGCGTTTTGATCAGACCTTGGCCAATGGACCCCATGTGACGCACGATATTCGCTGGTTGCGCGCCGGGCAGGAGTTTGAGTTATGA